From Patescibacteria group bacterium, a single genomic window includes:
- the rpmF gene encoding 50S ribosomal protein L32 — protein MAEPKKRTNNSKQGMRRMHDKKSVSGLNYCPNCKEPKRMHSVCDSCGFYNGKLVIEQKKEKTDSSVKE, from the coding sequence ATGGCAGAACCAAAGAAAAGGACAAACAATTCAAAGCAAGGCATGCGTAGAATGCATGACAAGAAATCTGTTTCCGGGCTAAATTATTGTCCAAATTGCAAAGAGCCGAAGAGAATGCACTCAGTTTGTGATAGCTGCGGTTTTTATAATGGGAAATTGGTTATCGAACAGAAAAAAGAAAAAACTGATTCATCCGTAAAAGAATAG
- the nusB gene encoding transcription antitermination factor NusB, producing MNRHLGRMIAMQTLFEYDFRDGADVEEIKSRNINEYNDATDSEFVVKLVDGTLKSTESIDEEIKAAAPEWPLDQISLIDKSILRLAIYELKYENDVPAKVVINEAVELGKQFGGENSSKFINGVLGTVYEKITSGDNKKSDDN from the coding sequence ATGAATCGACATCTTGGTAGAATGATCGCAATGCAGACACTTTTCGAATATGATTTTCGAGATGGTGCTGATGTTGAGGAAATAAAATCTCGCAATATTAACGAGTATAATGATGCAACCGACTCAGAATTTGTAGTGAAGCTTGTTGATGGTACACTTAAATCTACTGAGTCTATTGACGAAGAAATCAAAGCAGCAGCTCCGGAATGGCCCCTGGATCAAATATCGCTTATTGATAAATCAATTCTTCGCCTTGCTATTTATGAACTTAAATACGAGAATGACGTGCCTGCTAAAGTTGTTATAAATGAAGCAGTTGAGTTGGGAAAACAATTTGGTGGAGAAAATTCATCGAAATTTATCAACGGCGTTCTCGGAACTGTTTATGAGAAAATAACTTCTGGAGACAATAAAAAAAGTGACGACAATTGA
- a CDS encoding ferredoxin oxidoreductase: MSETNKKLVTGNEAAVLGAIAGGAEIMFGYPITPATEILQNWAAKSLDNSSLSYLQTEDETAAGFCVNGALLAGVKAFTASAGPGHILLQDPISMAEMERLPFVGIMMQRGGPSTGTVNFSQQEVNLASFGGNGDGLRVVYSASSVHEMYTLTTKAFSTAWKFRFPTFVLGDGYLGKTEMLIELPKLLKPVPAYKILKENAAAPTYLRNCYSDEESFGSVLDENIKDWKKSKHAIAESESYKLSGINELIIAHGIVAEACKDAIDKMLTRNKKIGLWRPITLNPIDSASLIAAAKKVRKIHIFESALNQFARIIKYELAGLKLDIIEHGKPARGFTPEEIIEEIMQ; this comes from the coding sequence ATGTCGGAAACAAACAAAAAATTAGTAACAGGCAATGAAGCAGCTGTTCTCGGGGCAATCGCGGGAGGTGCTGAAATAATGTTTGGCTACCCAATAACGCCGGCAACGGAAATTTTACAAAACTGGGCAGCTAAATCTCTTGATAATTCATCTTTATCATATTTGCAAACTGAGGATGAGACCGCGGCCGGATTTTGTGTCAATGGGGCACTTCTGGCTGGAGTAAAGGCTTTTACTGCATCTGCCGGGCCCGGGCATATTCTCTTACAGGATCCGATCTCAATGGCAGAAATGGAGCGATTGCCTTTTGTTGGGATTATGATGCAGCGCGGCGGCCCGTCGACAGGGACTGTTAATTTTTCACAGCAGGAAGTAAATTTGGCTTCGTTTGGCGGAAACGGCGATGGCTTGCGTGTGGTTTATTCGGCTTCGAGCGTACATGAAATGTACACTTTGACAACAAAAGCATTTTCAACCGCATGGAAATTTCGCTTTCCAACTTTTGTGCTCGGTGATGGATATCTCGGCAAAACTGAAATGTTAATAGAGCTTCCCAAGCTTTTAAAGCCAGTGCCAGCTTATAAAATTTTAAAAGAAAATGCAGCTGCTCCCACTTATCTTCGAAACTGCTACTCCGATGAGGAATCCTTCGGTTCTGTCCTGGACGAAAACATTAAGGATTGGAAGAAATCAAAACATGCAATTGCTGAATCCGAATCTTATAAACTTTCCGGAATAAACGAATTAATCATTGCCCACGGAATTGTAGCCGAAGCTTGCAAAGATGCGATCGATAAAATGCTCACTCGTAACAAAAAAATCGGTTTGTGGAGGCCAATAACGCTAAATCCGATCGATTCCGCCTCATTAATTGCAGCAGCTAAAAAAGTCAGAAAAATTCACATTTTTGAATCAGCACTTAATCAATTTGCCCGAATTATCAAATACGAATTGGCTGGCCTAAAATTGGATATTATTGAGCACGGCAAACCCGCACGTGGATTTACTCCTGAGGAAATTATCGAGGAGATTATGCAATGA
- the rnc gene encoding ribonuclease III — protein sequence MTTIDFEKVIGIEFKNKDLLNNVFIHRSYLNEHRSLQLEHNERLEFLGDAVLELCVTQYLFNKFSDKPEGVMTNWRSALVKGESLSAEAKRLGLNDLIKTSRGEAKNVGKARDLILANAFEALIGAIYLDQGYEIAYKFIEKNIIYKLAEIINQGLYYDSKSKFQELAQDVLSITPSYTTVSENGPDHAKVFVVGAFLGDKKVAEGSGNSKQKAQSEAAKAALQKWDDICKQ from the coding sequence GTGACGACAATTGATTTTGAAAAAGTTATCGGTATTGAATTTAAAAACAAAGATCTTTTAAATAACGTATTTATTCATCGATCGTATTTAAATGAGCACAGAAGCTTGCAGCTCGAACATAATGAAAGATTAGAATTTTTAGGAGATGCTGTTCTGGAGCTTTGCGTGACACAATACTTATTTAACAAATTTTCCGATAAGCCTGAAGGTGTCATGACCAACTGGAGATCCGCGCTTGTAAAAGGTGAATCTCTCTCTGCCGAGGCTAAGCGCCTTGGTTTAAATGATCTTATAAAGACATCTCGCGGAGAAGCTAAAAATGTCGGAAAAGCGCGAGACTTGATACTGGCTAATGCGTTTGAGGCTTTGATAGGTGCAATATATCTTGACCAAGGGTATGAAATTGCATACAAATTTATTGAAAAAAATATTATTTATAAACTTGCCGAAATTATCAACCAAGGTTTATATTACGATTCAAAAAGTAAATTTCAAGAACTCGCACAAGATGTTTTAAGTATTACGCCGTCATACACTACTGTTTCCGAGAATGGGCCCGATCATGCCAAGGTTTTTGTTGTCGGCGCATTTCTGGGAGACAAAAAAGTCGCTGAGGGATCAGGCAACTCTAAACAAAAAGCACAAAGTGAAGCAGCTAAAGCCGCCCTTCAAAAATGGGACGATATTTGTAAACAATAG
- the gpmI gene encoding 2,3-bisphosphoglycerate-independent phosphoglycerate mutase, giving the protein MFENNLFKRSKNNGFKKSPLVLIVLDGWGIAPSWGGNAITLSSTPVFDGLLREYPSTALQASGLAVGLPDGAPGNSEAGHLNIGAGRIVHQDISLIDSAIENGDFFKNDILRETYEHAEKNESNIHIMGLLSDVGTHSHIRHLDALLKYFKDKNFNRIYIHLFSDGRDSDPMYGIELIGKVNKIIEGAGIGRIESIMGRFYAMDRDNRWGRTARAYNCFVRSEAESVENANEVFSRSYAAGTTDEFIEPRIINNKNFHFVPIRDNDSIIIFNFRYDRVNQLIDCFVKDSIDRFPDHRKLQNLFVSSFANSSDMTKFKTIIQAPKIENPIAKVLSENGLKQLHIAETEKFPHVTYFFNGGIDEANKNEDRLRIPSPKVRTYDLKPEMSADKVLKSVLSALNKNIYDFYVVNFANPDMVGHTGNLKATMHAVSFVDQCLGQIILSIQSKNGTAVICADHGNAEQMVNPQTGDPDTEHTTNPVPFIVVSDNLKDKISLNSNGSLSNIAPSILDLLNIDVPNEMKTKESLIIKREMI; this is encoded by the coding sequence ATGTTTGAAAATAATCTATTTAAACGTTCCAAAAACAACGGCTTTAAAAAGTCTCCGCTTGTGTTGATTGTTTTAGATGGTTGGGGAATCGCCCCGTCTTGGGGAGGAAATGCAATAACATTATCATCTACTCCGGTGTTTGATGGTCTCTTGCGTGAATATCCATCCACCGCCCTACAAGCTTCTGGCCTAGCTGTTGGCCTTCCGGACGGCGCGCCTGGCAACTCTGAAGCTGGACATTTAAATATCGGGGCTGGAAGAATTGTACACCAAGATATCTCACTTATCGATTCAGCGATAGAAAACGGAGATTTTTTTAAAAACGATATTCTCCGTGAAACATATGAACATGCAGAAAAAAACGAGAGCAACATTCACATTATGGGGCTCTTGTCTGATGTTGGCACGCATAGCCACATACGGCATCTGGATGCATTGCTTAAGTATTTTAAAGATAAAAATTTTAATCGGATATACATTCATCTTTTTTCTGATGGCAGAGATTCTGATCCGATGTATGGAATTGAGCTAATTGGCAAGGTTAACAAAATAATTGAAGGCGCTGGTATTGGCAGGATCGAATCTATCATGGGCCGTTTTTATGCAATGGACCGCGATAACCGCTGGGGGCGCACAGCCCGTGCTTATAATTGTTTTGTCCGATCTGAGGCAGAATCGGTAGAAAACGCTAACGAAGTTTTTTCCAGATCATATGCTGCTGGCACAACCGATGAATTTATTGAGCCAAGAATAATTAATAATAAAAATTTTCATTTCGTTCCCATCCGGGATAATGATTCAATAATAATTTTTAATTTTAGATATGACAGGGTCAACCAACTAATTGATTGTTTCGTTAAAGATTCGATTGATCGCTTTCCCGACCATAGAAAGCTCCAAAACCTTTTTGTTTCTTCCTTTGCGAACAGCTCTGATATGACAAAATTTAAAACGATTATACAAGCTCCTAAAATAGAAAATCCGATTGCCAAAGTTTTATCAGAAAACGGCTTGAAGCAATTACATATTGCTGAAACAGAGAAATTTCCTCATGTAACCTATTTTTTTAATGGTGGCATTGATGAGGCAAACAAGAATGAAGACCGGTTAAGAATTCCCTCGCCCAAGGTTCGAACATACGACCTTAAGCCTGAAATGAGTGCCGATAAGGTTTTAAAGTCTGTACTCTCTGCGCTGAATAAAAATATTTATGATTTTTATGTTGTAAATTTTGCCAATCCTGACATGGTGGGCCATACCGGAAATTTAAAGGCTACCATGCACGCTGTTTCGTTCGTCGACCAGTGCCTTGGACAGATAATACTTAGTATCCAGAGTAAAAACGGAACCGCGGTAATATGCGCTGACCATGGTAACGCCGAACAAATGGTTAATCCGCAAACCGGTGATCCGGATACGGAACACACGACCAATCCTGTTCCGTTTATTGTGGTAAGTGATAATTTGAAAGATAAAATTTCACTCAACTCAAACGGCTCGTTATCAAATATTGCCCCGAGTATTTTGGATCTTTTGAATATAGATGTTCCAAATGAAATGAAAACCAAAGAAAGTTTAATCATAAAACGGGAGATGATTTAG
- a CDS encoding thiamine pyrophosphate-dependent enzyme yields MNEIMPKCWNCNTKPHLFCPGCGHGITLKHLGYAIDEMEIANNVTLGIDIGCSLLSWNFFNFDTIQTHHGRTNPTMVGYKMANPKRVAIAYMGDGGGYAIGLQSLLHAAFRNDPITVILVNNENYAMTGGQVAPTTETGIVTATTPKGKPVSFGPGFHGPELVRCIANDKAFVARVSVSQPEIIKLTLKKAIENQIKNKLFSFVEVLSICPTNWKTNAKESFNRLLDMEKYYHVEEIKPNE; encoded by the coding sequence ATGAATGAAATTATGCCAAAATGCTGGAATTGCAATACTAAACCGCACTTATTTTGTCCTGGTTGTGGGCATGGCATTACGTTAAAACACCTCGGATACGCAATCGACGAGATGGAAATTGCCAATAATGTTACTTTGGGCATAGATATAGGATGCTCACTTCTCTCCTGGAATTTCTTCAATTTTGATACTATTCAGACTCATCACGGCAGAACAAACCCGACAATGGTCGGATACAAAATGGCAAACCCAAAGCGAGTTGCCATTGCTTACATGGGTGATGGCGGTGGTTATGCGATAGGTTTACAATCCTTACTGCATGCAGCTTTTCGAAACGATCCAATTACTGTTATTTTGGTTAATAACGAAAACTATGCTATGACCGGCGGCCAAGTTGCGCCAACTACTGAAACTGGAATAGTAACAGCGACCACGCCAAAGGGTAAACCTGTATCATTTGGTCCCGGCTTTCATGGTCCCGAACTAGTCCGCTGTATCGCGAATGATAAAGCATTTGTCGCCCGTGTTTCTGTTTCCCAGCCGGAAATTATTAAGTTGACACTTAAAAAAGCGATTGAAAATCAAATTAAAAACAAATTATTTTCTTTTGTTGAGGTTCTTTCCATCTGTCCGACAAACTGGAAAACCAATGCAAAGGAATCGTTTAATCGACTTTTGGATATGGAAAAATACTACCATGTCGAAGAAATCAAACCGAATGAATAA
- the murA gene encoding UDP-N-acetylglucosamine 1-carboxyvinyltransferase translates to MAKFVIEGSADLSGMVKVSGAKNAALKIIPAAIMADSPSTIHNVPNIADIRTLEDIIRSIGAKIDVDGNSVTIDPRPINSTNLDRNLTKKLRGSIVMAGPMVGKFGKVTFAQPGGCLIGARPIDSHLNVMKQFEISVEEHDDSYSLTGKPKAADIILPELSVTATENAIMTAVMASGTTTISVANAEPEIGDLIDFLNSMGAKIQGKDTHKLTIEGVSELHGVTHRVIPDRIEAGTFLCMAVATNSCIEIYDVIPDHMAIVLKKLADMGANFSIKNKDGKYNIITQKRGELESIDIDPRTYPGFPTDLQSVYAALSTQSDGPTRIFETLFESRFAYISELKKMGANIAVESPHIVYVYGPEPLVGCEIESNDIRGGAALVAAALIANGTTTINNIELIDRGYEKIDEKLHSLGTNIVRK, encoded by the coding sequence ATGGCAAAATTTGTAATTGAAGGAAGCGCCGATTTATCGGGAATGGTCAAAGTTTCCGGGGCTAAAAATGCCGCCCTCAAAATAATTCCCGCAGCAATCATGGCGGATTCTCCTTCAACTATTCACAATGTTCCTAATATCGCTGATATTCGTACCCTTGAGGACATTATCAGATCGATCGGTGCCAAAATTGATGTCGATGGAAATTCTGTTACCATAGACCCTCGGCCAATAAACAGCACAAACTTGGATAGAAATTTAACCAAGAAACTGAGGGGATCAATAGTAATGGCCGGGCCAATGGTCGGAAAATTTGGCAAAGTTACATTTGCCCAACCCGGCGGATGCCTGATAGGGGCACGGCCTATCGATAGCCATTTAAACGTCATGAAACAATTCGAAATAAGCGTTGAAGAGCATGACGATTCATATTCTTTGACCGGAAAACCAAAGGCGGCCGATATTATATTGCCCGAACTTTCGGTAACAGCAACAGAAAACGCCATTATGACTGCTGTGATGGCCAGTGGAACCACGACCATTTCCGTTGCCAATGCTGAGCCAGAGATAGGCGATTTGATTGATTTTCTAAATTCAATGGGCGCAAAAATCCAGGGAAAAGACACCCACAAACTTACGATTGAAGGTGTGAGTGAACTTCATGGGGTAACGCATCGGGTTATACCAGACCGTATTGAGGCAGGAACTTTTCTCTGCATGGCAGTTGCCACAAATTCTTGTATAGAAATCTACGATGTCATACCGGACCATATGGCAATTGTGCTTAAAAAGCTTGCTGACATGGGTGCTAATTTCAGCATCAAAAACAAAGATGGGAAATATAATATTATCACCCAAAAACGCGGTGAACTAGAATCCATCGATATTGACCCGCGGACATATCCAGGCTTTCCAACAGATTTACAATCAGTTTATGCCGCTCTCTCCACCCAGTCAGACGGGCCAACCAGGATATTTGAAACTCTTTTCGAAAGCAGATTTGCATACATTAGCGAGCTTAAAAAAATGGGCGCAAACATTGCTGTTGAAAGCCCGCACATCGTCTATGTTTATGGGCCAGAGCCACTTGTGGGGTGCGAAATCGAAAGCAATGACATTCGTGGCGGAGCAGCGCTTGTAGCAGCTGCCTTGATCGCTAATGGAACCACCACCATAAACAACATTGAACTAATTGACCGTGGATATGAAAAAATCGACGAGAAACTTCATTCGCTTGGGACTAATATTGTAAGGAAATAA
- a CDS encoding PduL/EutD family phosphate acyltransferase — MQTTIEVSARHIHLTAEDFEKLFGKSEMSIRNNLSQKGEFASNETLEVVGPKSRIVKVRVLGPFREKSQLEISRTDSVSLGIDAPYLESGDGNGARIRIIGSKGEIIDNIAIVAMRHIHLSPLNAQKAGVSDGDFVSVKISGERQTTLGKIIVRIEDNFLNHVHLDTDDANACGIVSGFQTEIIK, encoded by the coding sequence ATGCAAACCACAATCGAAGTATCGGCTCGCCACATTCATCTTACTGCGGAAGATTTTGAAAAATTATTTGGAAAATCTGAAATGTCGATACGAAATAATTTAAGCCAAAAGGGTGAATTTGCCTCAAATGAAACCCTTGAGGTTGTTGGTCCCAAAAGCAGAATTGTTAAGGTTCGGGTTCTTGGCCCGTTTAGGGAAAAATCACAATTGGAAATATCCAGGACTGATAGCGTATCCTTGGGAATAGATGCTCCCTATTTAGAATCTGGCGATGGAAACGGAGCTAGAATTAGAATTATAGGATCTAAAGGTGAAATTATCGATAATATAGCTATTGTTGCCATGCGCCATATTCACTTATCTCCCCTAAATGCACAAAAAGCCGGAGTATCCGACGGGGACTTTGTTTCGGTGAAAATATCTGGCGAAAGACAGACAACATTGGGTAAAATTATTGTGCGAATTGAGGATAATTTTTTGAACCACGTCCATCTTGACACGGATGATGCCAATGCTTGCGGAATTGTTTCTGGCTTTCAAACCGAGATTATTAAATAA
- a CDS encoding 2-oxoacid:acceptor oxidoreductase family protein: MSKKSNRMNNNSIKIILAGEGGQGVQTIAKALFNAAISAKYNVSYIPSFGVEQRGTPSVAYITLSHGQIRYPRFEFADVALVMGERAMDRVAGVINPNTKLIFDTSNMDTKNLKKPWVKRLGVPATRYALEKFSPKSYNVLMYGALCKELGFDPKISWDSIHSILKDKFKTKEIAEMNHDAFSFGYEIVFEHKNFSKPIYETKKTDNIFRNAEKIATISPERCKGCGICIEKCPVKALSFGEDLGVFSTPVPDINLEKCIACGNCRRYCPDGAIKVDKK; the protein is encoded by the coding sequence ATGTCGAAGAAATCAAACCGAATGAATAATAATTCGATAAAAATTATCCTCGCAGGTGAAGGTGGCCAAGGGGTTCAAACAATTGCTAAGGCATTGTTTAATGCTGCAATTTCTGCTAAATACAATGTTTCATACATTCCCTCTTTTGGTGTCGAACAGCGCGGTACGCCATCTGTGGCTTATATTACGCTGTCTCACGGCCAAATACGTTATCCCCGTTTCGAATTTGCTGATGTGGCGCTTGTCATGGGAGAACGAGCAATGGATCGTGTAGCAGGGGTTATCAATCCGAATACGAAGCTGATTTTCGATACCTCAAACATGGACACAAAAAATTTAAAAAAGCCTTGGGTTAAACGGCTTGGCGTTCCGGCTACCAGATATGCTTTAGAAAAATTTTCACCGAAATCATATAACGTATTAATGTATGGTGCTTTGTGCAAAGAGCTTGGTTTTGACCCAAAGATATCGTGGGATTCCATACATAGCATTTTGAAAGATAAATTTAAAACCAAGGAAATTGCAGAAATGAATCACGATGCGTTTTCTTTCGGTTATGAAATTGTCTTTGAACACAAGAATTTTTCCAAGCCAATCTATGAGACCAAAAAGACAGATAATATTTTTAGAAATGCCGAAAAGATCGCCACGATCTCGCCCGAAAGATGCAAGGGTTGTGGAATCTGCATAGAAAAATGTCCAGTTAAGGCATTATCTTTTGGTGAAGATTTGGGTGTGTTCTCCACTCCGGTTCCAGATATTAACCTTGAAAAATGTATCGCTTGTGGCAATTGTCGACGCTACTGTCCCGACGGGGCGATTAAAGTTGATAAAAAATAA
- a CDS encoding sortase, with the protein MKSFTEQDLENIFAGKKNKNPRRSLYALYIILTIFLAAGVFLLINGPAVLTKINYWYKSDISQGTSENPGVTSSGTTTNDNNASGSRSGTISISDNTIYVQRIGINAPITWDVVNSPDTTSKALENGTIHLAGTADPGEIGNIFITGHSSNYLWAPGKYKSIFATLNRVVVGDKIFIKYQSRLFTYTVSKIFITKPDDLSVLNQGKDSILTLVTCTPVGTSINRLVIVASQTNPDPALNNINKNKTDSQTLPYAR; encoded by the coding sequence ATGAAATCATTTACCGAACAGGATCTTGAAAACATTTTTGCGGGGAAAAAAAATAAAAATCCTCGCCGTTCTTTATATGCTTTATATATAATTCTCACGATTTTTTTGGCTGCTGGTGTTTTTCTTTTAATCAATGGTCCAGCGGTACTTACAAAAATTAATTATTGGTATAAAAGCGACATTTCACAAGGAACTTCAGAAAACCCCGGCGTTACAAGTAGTGGCACAACTACCAACGACAATAATGCATCGGGCTCGCGCTCCGGAACAATATCGATTTCAGACAACACAATTTATGTGCAAAGAATTGGAATTAATGCTCCAATCACTTGGGACGTGGTTAACAGCCCTGATACCACATCAAAAGCTCTCGAAAACGGCACAATACATTTGGCAGGAACTGCCGACCCGGGAGAAATTGGAAACATATTTATTACGGGACATAGTTCGAACTATCTTTGGGCTCCGGGAAAATATAAAAGTATTTTTGCAACATTAAATAGGGTTGTTGTCGGTGATAAAATTTTTATCAAATATCAAAGCAGGCTTTTCACTTATACCGTTTCGAAAATTTTCATTACGAAACCTGACGATCTGTCTGTTTTGAATCAGGGAAAAGACTCAATTCTTACACTTGTCACATGCACACCAGTCGGAACTAGCATAAATCGCCTTGTTATTGTTGCATCGCAAACGAATCCCGACCCAGCCCTGAACAACATCAACAAAAACAAAACTGACAGCCAGACTCTGCCTTATGCGAGATAG